One genomic segment of Ricinus communis isolate WT05 ecotype wild-type chromosome 3, ASM1957865v1, whole genome shotgun sequence includes these proteins:
- the LOC8287938 gene encoding serine carboxypeptidase-like 17: MGSFVSLICLHVFLVFLLFSHITASQKVVTSLPGFDGQLPFYLETGYIGVGDFNESQLFYYFVKSQRSPALDPLLLWISGGPGCSSFTAFLYENGPIIFNYSNYSPGLPSLQLNPSAWTQGLNILYLDAPVGTGFSYSTTQENYHVDDQNSTAQIYEFLRKWLIDRPQYLANQLFIGGDSYSGIPVPLIVKNILDGNEAGVQPTMNLKGYVLGNPKTDYFLDLNARVPFAHRLTLISDQIYQDAKVYCHGDYVNINPSNTNCVSAMNAFHEMILEINIMQVIEPTCQTATPRTKGAQGRRSLDEKDLKEDLNISGLNKRAYWCRNYYYVLSDIWANNKRVREALHVREGTTGVWTRCNFSVAYTKSVTSTIDYHKYFSKQNLRALVYSGDHDLNIPHIATQNWIHMLNLSINEYWRPWFVNGQVAGYTEKYMNGDYTLIFATVKGAGHDAPEYKPTECYAMIDRFFAYFPL, translated from the exons atggggAGTTTTGTTAGTCTGATTTGTTTACAtgtttttcttgtatttttgcTCTTCTCTCACATTACTGCCTCCCAGAAAGTTGTGACCTCTCTGCCTGGTTTTGATGGCCAACTTCCATTTTATCTTGAAACTGG GTACATTGGCGTAGGTGACTTCAATGAGTCGCAGCTGTTTTACTATTTTGTGAAGTCTCAGAGAAGTCCTGCATTAgatcctcttcttctttggatCAGTGGTGGCCCTGGTTGCTCATCTTTCACTGCATTCTTATACGAAAATG GCCcaataattttcaattactCCAACTACAGTCCAGGTTTGCCATCCCTACAGTTGAACCCTTCTGCATGGACACAG GGCCTCAATATATTATATCTGGATGCACCAGTAGGCACTGGATTCTCTTACTCAACTACCCAAGAAAATTACCATGTTGATGACCAGAACTCTACAGctcaaatttatgagtttttacGAAAG TGGTTAATTGACCGCCCTCAGTATCTTGCAAATCAACTATTTATTGGTGGTGATTCCTATTCAGGCATTCCTGTACCCCTCATCGTTAAAAATATACTTGATG GTAATGAAGCTGGAGTGCAGCCAACTATGAATCTAAAA GGATATGTACTTGGGAATCCAAAGACAGATTATTTTCTGGACTTAAATGCAAGAGTCCCATTTGCTCATAGATTGACACTCATATCAGATCAAATCTATCAG GATGCCAAAGTATATTGCCATGGGGATTATGTAAATATAAACCCAAGCAACACCAACTGTGTTTCAGCTATGAATGCGTTTCATGAG ATGATTCtcgaaataaatataatgcaAGTAATAGAGCCTACTTGCCAAACTGCAACGCCAAGAACAAAGGGTGCACAAGGAAGACGGTCACTGGATGAGAAGGACCTGAAAGAAGATCTGAATATTTCAGGACTAAATAAAAGAGCATATTGGTGCCGG AACTATTACTATGTGCTGTCTGATATCTGGGCCAATAATAAAAGGGTCCGGGAGGCTCTTCATGTCAGAGAG GGCACAACTGGAGTTTGGACGAGGTGCAATTTCAGCGTAGCCTACACAAAATCAGTGACAAGTACAATTGATTATCACAAATACTTCAGCAAGCAAAACCTTCGAGCTCTGGTATACAG TGGTGATCACGACCTGAATATACCCCATATTGCTACACAGAATTGGATTCATATGCTCAACTTGAGCATCAACGAATATTGGCGGCCATGGTTTGTGAACGGTCAGGTTGCTGG CTATACAGAGAAGTACATGAATGGTGATTACACTTTGATATTTGCTACAGTTAAA GGTGCGGGTCACGATGCTCCAGAGTACAAGCCAACCGAATGTTATGCCATGATTGACCGTTTCTTTGCTTATTTTCCTCTTTAA